GAAgacaagaaaattcaaaaaatataagaAGGCGCAAGAAAAAAACCCAGATCGATTATATAAATGTCTCACAAAACAATATTATTACAGGCCCAACTATAGTCTTAGAAAGGTAGTCCAGACGGTGCTACtctctccgttcggaattacttgtctcgaatatggatgtatctaaactaaaatacatctaggtacattcatttctgtgacaagtaattccgaacggagggagtacttcattaAGTCATCATCAGGCTTGGGACTGCTGTTTCACGATCGAGCTTGGGGCAGGGAAAGGGAGGGGGTCCGACACTTGCCGCCATGGCCTTAGCCCTAGGCCTTCTTCTCGCCCTGGTTGGCGGCACTTTGCTCCGCCTCAAGTCTGCGCGCTGCAGCTCGGCGATCCACCTCGGCGATGGTCTCCGACTGCCAAGCATGTTGCACGTAGGGCGAGAAGAAAAGGGCCAACAACAGCAGGGCTCCAGTTCCCGTCACCATGACCCCGATGAGCGTTCTCACTAACCAGATCCTGTAATCCCTGAAAGATGCAAACTCTGCCCAagtcaagtcaaataaaatcctacAAACACAAGAGTTATCCATTTAATTTGAAGCAGCAATTGGAAGCAGCAGGGTTCAAGAAATGAGCACGTACGCCGCTTCCCTCTTCATCGTCGCCACCTCGTTGGAGAGCCTGTAGTGCATTTGGGTAACGTGTGCCGTTCGCCTGTGGAACGACTCCTCCATTTCGATGCAAATGGCCTTGATCTTGGCGCACTCAGCGGCGCACTCGACGCAGCCGGGGGCAGCGGCCTTGGTGGAGGTGGAGAGGCCGGCCCTGTGCGCGCGAAACCAAGACAAGCGAGGACAAATTAGCGCGCGCTCCGGAAAGGGGAGGATCCACGTTCAGTGCAAGCGCCATGCCGGAAAGAAGAGCAAGGGGAAACCGAACCTGATGCCGAACGTGGCACTTGCGGCGCCGCCGCGTCCATGCCCGCCGGCGGCCGGAGCTCCGACGCTGAAAACAAAGTGAACGAAAGAGATAAAAAAAAGTCAGATTTACGGACGCGGGCGCGCTCCCGCCGGCCCGCGTAGGATGTGGCCGAGATAGACGACTGGCACGTACCTCATGCCGCCGGTGAGGCCAGCCGCGCCGGGAGCGCCGATGCCGAGCCCCGCGGCAGCCGCGCCCTGGGCGCCCTTAAGCTTCGCGCCGTACAGAGACACGGCCGGCGCGCCGATCCTGTGGCCATCGAAAGAAACAGAGCAAAAGGTGAGTCTCCCGCGTCGGCGAACGGAAGAGACGAGGCAGGGGGAGGAACGTACCGGTGGCCGCCGTTGGCCCCGCGGTCAGCCGTGGCGAGCCCAGCTCCGGTGCCCTTGGTTCCGTGACCGGCTGCGCCCACCGCGGCGCCAGGCGCGCCGACGGAGGAGCCGGTGCCGGCCGGGATGACCTCGCCGTTGGCGCCGGCTGCGGCGCACAGGGCGCGG
Above is a window of Triticum aestivum cultivar Chinese Spring chromosome 6B, IWGSC CS RefSeq v2.1, whole genome shotgun sequence DNA encoding:
- the LOC123135074 gene encoding spidroin-1; this translates as MAAPLKISRSALQAAAKAAGSQDLRKVSLSQFRALCAAAGANGEVIPAGTGSSVGAPGAAVGAAGHGTKGTGAGLATADRGANGGHRIGAPAVSLYGAKLKGAQGAAAAGLGIGAPGAAGLTGGMSVGAPAAGGHGRGGAASATFGIRAGLSTSTKAAAPGCVECAAECAKIKAICIEMEESFHRRTAHVTQMHYRLSNEVATMKREAADYRIWLVRTLIGVMVTGTGALLLLALFFSPYVQHAWQSETIAEVDRRAAARRLEAEQSAANQGEKKA